In Raphanus sativus cultivar WK10039 unplaced genomic scaffold, ASM80110v3 Scaffold1840, whole genome shotgun sequence, the following proteins share a genomic window:
- the LOC108826729 gene encoding UPF0481 protein At3g47200-like: MEDMDRRSEDAGSLADSIKAKLESLPSLSSKCCIYKVPNKLRRLNPDAYSPRVVSIGPFHHGKEELQAMEEHKYRYLKSFLPRACFSLEHLVKVARTWEENARSCYAEDVELNSDEFVKMLVVDGSFLVELMLISWDPRLRGENDRIYGKPWMINDVFRDMVLIENQLPYFVVKSLVGLLYQRGTDPAIQITHHFFSRYLDHIDVAKFKPEPDHFVDVLRSFILPEVPMKLEEITTFKVFNAPEATELLNAGVKFKPAETTSSCFLDIKFANGLLEIPTITVGDYTEPLYRNIIVFEQCHCSDKIFLDYITLLSCFIRSPADADILIRSEIFVNYLGNAKDVPKLFSSLCQEVVTSTRSHFQSLSEDLHAYCTIRRNRWKAVLRRDYFQNPWSVASVIAAVFLLILTCIQAICSILAL, from the coding sequence CCTTCTCTTTCAAGCAAGTGTTGTATCTACAAGGTGCCCAATAAGCTCCGAAGGCTCAACCCTGATGCATATTCACCTCGGGTCGTGTCTATTGGTCCGTTTCATCACGGTAAAGAAGAGCTTCAAGCTATGGAAGAGCATAAGTACAGGTACTTAAAGAGCTTTCTCCCTAGAGCATGCTTTAGTTTAGAGCATCTTGTTAAAGTTGCAAGGACGTGGGAAGAGAATGCTAGGAGTTGTTACGCAGAAGATGTGGAACTCAACAGCGACGAGTTTGTGAAAATGTTAGTTGTGGATGGGAGCTTCTTGGTTGAACTTATGCTGATATCTTGGGATCCTCGACTCAGAGGCGAGAACGACCGCATATATGGGAAGCCATGGATGATCAACGACGTGTTTCGTGACATGGTTTTGATAGAAAACCAGTTACCCTACTTTGTGGTGAAGAGTTTGGTTGGTCTCTTGTACCAACGAGGAACAGATCCAGCAATACAGATTACTCATCACTTCTTCAGTCGTTATTTGGACCACATTGATGTTGCAAAATTTAAACCAGAGCCAGATCATTTCGTTGATGTTTTGAGGTCTTTTATTCTGCCAGAGGTTCCAATGAAACTGGAAGAAATCACAACATTTAAGGTCTTCAATGCACCGGAAGCAACTGAGCTTCTCAATGCTGGTGTTAAATTCAAGCCAGCAGAGACCACCAGTAGTTGTTTTCTTGATATTAAATTTGCTAATGGATTGCTGGAGATTCCTACCATCACCGTCGGTGATTACACGGAACCCCTCTACAGAAACATCATTGTGTTCGAACAATGCCATTGCTCAGATAAGATCTTCCTGGACTACATCACACTGCTCAGTTGCTTCATTAGATCCCCTGCAGATGCTGACATACTCATCCGCAGTGAGATCTTTGTTAACTATCTTGGAAACGCAAAAGATGTTCCAAAGTTGTTCAGTAGCTTGTGCCAAGAGGTGGTCACTAGTACAAGATCTCACTTTCAGAGCCTCTCTGAGGACCTACACGCTTACTGCACCATACGAAGGAACAGGTGGAAGGCGGTTCTGAGACGTGACTATTTCCAAAATCCTTGGTCAGTTGCTTCTGTTATTGCTGCTGTGTTTCTCCTCATCCTCACTTGCATACAAGCTATATGCTCTATCTTGGCCCTGTGA